From Camelina sativa cultivar DH55 chromosome 5, Cs, whole genome shotgun sequence:
TAAGTTAGGACTGAATGATAGAGTATTGCTGGAAGCACAGGGACGAGCAACAAAGGGAAAAGCCATTGATTTAGAGGACATCAAATTTCATCAGTACGTCTTTAAGCTTATATTATATTGAAACTTGGAAAGTATCCATTGATCCTAACcctattttcttttattcaaaaagatTCTATACTTGGAAGTTTTATGTATTCTTCAACAACCAATCATTTATTGCAGGTGTGTTCGATTGGCCCGTTTTGAAAACGATAGGACGATATCTTTCATACCACCTGATGGAGCTTTTGATCTGATGACATATAGACTCAGTACTCAGGTTTGACATGTCGGATATAGCAGGATGATATAGCATCTATAGGAATTTTTCCTCGTCCTTAACAAGTGTATCTCAAgatatgtttcttttgtatacTCCTTATTCAGGTAAAGCCTCTTATATGGGTGGAGGCGCAAATAGAAAGTCACTCCAGAAGTCGTGTTGAGATGCTTGTAAAAGCTAGAAGTCAGTTCAAGGAACGAAGGTAAATATATTCGACGGTATTGAGCCACTTTTCCTTTCCCTATTCCTATAAACCAAAGATCTTGATGACCAGATTCTTTAAACCTTTGATCGAGAACTTTCTATTTGCAGCACCGCAACGAACGTTGAGATTGAGTTGCCAGTACCAACCGATGCATCTAACCCAACAGTTAGGACATCTCTTGGGTCTGCCTCTTATGCTCCTGAAAAGGATGCGTTAGTGTGGAAAATCAAATCTTTCCCCGGGAACAAGGTAGAAGCTTATAACACTAGCAAGTTCTATAATCTTCTTATATCGAGTTGAAACAATCAGCAATGTAGTATGAGTGCTAACCTTCACAAAACCAATATAGGAGTACATGTTAAGGGCAGAGTTCCATCTTCCCAGTATTACTGCAGAGGAAGCAACACCTGAGCGAAAAGCTCCCATCCGTGTCAAATTCGAGATCCCTTATTTCACCGTTTCAGGGATTCAGGTAAAGCTTGTGCTACATAATAAATGGTTTCTACATTTTCTGCAATTTTAGCTCATCCCATTGCGTTACACAGTgtcatattataaattttaacgTTTTTATTGGCGTGTAGGTTCGGTACCTGAAGATAATTGAGAAGAGCGGGTACCAAGCACTTCCATGGGTGAGATACATAACCATGGCGGGTGAGTACGAACTAAGACTCGTGTAAGGGCTCATTCAGTTTCATCGTCAATGTCATTCTGATTACCACATTCCTCGGGGAATTGCCTGAAGACAAAAGTAGAGAAAAcgaaaaactttttaaaacattttagcTGATCAAAATTtcccttttgagttttgaatttgtttt
This genomic window contains:
- the LOC104787095 gene encoding AP-1 complex subunit mu-2; translation: MAGAASALFLLDIKGRVLVWRDYRGDVSAAQAERFFTKLIEKEGDSQSNDPVAYDNGVTYMFVQHSNVYLMIASRQNCNAASLIFFLHRVVDVFKHYFEELEEESLRDNFVVVYELLDEMMDFGYPQYTEARILSEFIKTDAYRMEVTQRPPMAVTNAVSWRSEGIQYKKNEVFLDVIENVNILVNSNGQIVRSDVVGALKMRTYLTGMPECKLGLNDRVLLEAQGRATKGKAIDLEDIKFHQCVRLARFENDRTISFIPPDGAFDLMTYRLSTQVKPLIWVEAQIESHSRSRVEMLVKARSQFKERSTATNVEIELPVPTDASNPTVRTSLGSASYAPEKDALVWKIKSFPGNKEYMLRAEFHLPSITAEEATPERKAPIRVKFEIPYFTVSGIQVRYLKIIEKSGYQALPWVRYITMAGEYELRLV